The Streptomyces sp. NBC_00670 genome window below encodes:
- a CDS encoding DUF6421 family protein: MTEILAPVGSEGQVPPQVKVVDHPAWPVLKDAVERIRPWQAKDGSIDFEAEDAPSAADARAAVRRVIDAVEELSPLLPHDAAYHQALVKDLDHWAEGGFAVPDFLDSLLAFRPAADRRDGLQHLVVFPMYTQNGNPDRNLEAVVLRMVWPDWLAELERTRYDNPLFCGITFEDFTAGYDTNSAVLFPETIAVREAPERFSWGGIFCDREAARFRRVTAAAVDLLGLELPEDIAAMVHDQKRCEEAFVLWDMVHDRTHSHGDLPFDPFMIKQRQPFWMYGLEELRCDLTAFREAVTLQADGVPQARDVQYAVLFDRMFRFPVTGARVRNYDGLGGQLLFAYLHKHDVVRWTDNKLFIDWQRAPQVTNDLCAEIEKLYRDGIDRPKLVHWFAGYELVSTYLSPHPGSKWAQGPDALDLSLPPRKLVDDVLPDEFPLSMFYEALSKKLKNVIASTKGITADTAERIAA; this comes from the coding sequence ATGACGGAAATTCTTGCGCCGGTGGGTTCGGAGGGGCAGGTTCCTCCGCAGGTCAAGGTGGTGGACCACCCTGCCTGGCCCGTGCTCAAGGATGCCGTGGAGCGGATCCGGCCATGGCAGGCCAAGGACGGCTCGATCGACTTCGAGGCCGAGGACGCCCCCTCCGCCGCCGACGCACGGGCCGCCGTCCGCCGGGTGATCGATGCCGTCGAGGAGCTGTCCCCGCTGCTGCCGCACGACGCCGCGTACCACCAGGCGCTCGTCAAGGATCTCGACCACTGGGCCGAAGGCGGTTTCGCCGTGCCCGACTTCCTGGACTCGCTGCTCGCCTTCCGGCCCGCCGCCGACCGCCGGGACGGACTGCAGCACCTGGTCGTCTTCCCGATGTACACGCAGAACGGCAACCCCGACCGCAACCTCGAGGCGGTCGTGCTGCGCATGGTCTGGCCCGACTGGCTGGCCGAACTGGAGCGCACCCGGTACGACAACCCGCTGTTCTGCGGCATCACCTTCGAGGACTTCACGGCCGGCTACGACACCAACTCGGCCGTTCTCTTCCCCGAGACGATCGCCGTGCGCGAGGCGCCGGAACGATTCTCCTGGGGCGGCATCTTCTGCGACCGCGAGGCCGCCCGCTTCCGCCGTGTCACCGCCGCGGCCGTCGACCTGCTCGGTCTGGAGCTGCCCGAGGACATCGCCGCCATGGTCCACGACCAGAAGCGCTGCGAGGAGGCGTTCGTCCTGTGGGACATGGTCCACGACCGCACCCACAGCCATGGCGACCTGCCCTTCGACCCGTTCATGATCAAGCAGCGCCAGCCGTTCTGGATGTACGGCCTGGAGGAGCTGCGCTGCGACCTCACCGCCTTCCGCGAGGCCGTCACGTTGCAGGCCGACGGCGTCCCGCAGGCGCGTGACGTGCAGTACGCGGTGCTGTTCGACCGCATGTTCCGCTTCCCCGTCACCGGCGCCCGGGTGCGCAACTACGACGGCCTCGGCGGCCAGCTCCTCTTCGCCTACCTGCACAAGCACGACGTCGTCCGCTGGACCGACAACAAGCTCTTCATCGACTGGCAGCGCGCCCCGCAGGTCACCAACGACCTGTGCGCCGAGATAGAGAAGCTCTACCGGGACGGCATCGACCGCCCCAAGCTCGTGCACTGGTTCGCCGGCTACGAGCTGGTCTCCACCTACCTCTCCCCGCACCCGGGTTCGAAGTGGGCGCAGGGTCCCGACGCCCTCGATCTGAGCCTGCCGCCGCGCAAACTCGTCGACGACGTGCTGCCGGACGAGTTTCCGCTGAGCATGTTCTATGAGGCGCTGTCCAAGAAGCTCAAGAACGTGATTGCCTCGACCAAGGGCATCACGGCGGACACCGCCGAGCGGATCGCCGCGTGA
- a CDS encoding glycerophosphodiester phosphodiesterase — protein MNFLTIGHRGVMGIEPENTLRSFVAAERAGLDLIELDLHLSKDGALVVMHDAEVDRTTDGAGPIAEKTLAELRALDAGRGERVPTFEEVLDAVASPLQAEIKDVAAARALAEVMTRRDLVARVEVLSFHDEALAEIARLVPGVRTALVASRYGLDVVDRATAVGATTLVLNIRRLTLEVVEYARKAGLRIIGWVVNTQDHLRLVRALELDGATTDYPEIKRTGRFTA, from the coding sequence TTGAACTTCCTCACCATCGGTCACCGCGGAGTCATGGGCATCGAGCCCGAGAACACCCTCCGGTCCTTCGTCGCCGCCGAGCGCGCGGGCCTCGACCTGATCGAACTGGATCTGCACCTGAGCAAGGACGGAGCCCTCGTCGTCATGCACGACGCCGAGGTGGACCGGACGACCGACGGCGCGGGCCCCATCGCCGAGAAGACCCTCGCCGAGCTGCGGGCGCTCGACGCCGGCCGGGGCGAGCGCGTGCCGACCTTCGAGGAGGTCCTGGACGCGGTGGCGTCGCCGCTCCAGGCCGAGATCAAGGACGTCGCGGCGGCCCGGGCACTGGCCGAGGTGATGACCCGGCGGGACCTCGTCGCGCGTGTGGAGGTGCTCTCCTTCCACGACGAGGCGCTCGCCGAGATCGCCCGGCTGGTCCCCGGCGTGCGCACCGCGCTGGTCGCCAGCCGCTACGGCCTGGACGTGGTGGACCGCGCCACGGCCGTCGGCGCCACGACGCTCGTGCTCAACATCCGCCGGCTGACCCTGGAGGTCGTCGAGTACGCGCGCAAGGCGGGCCTGAGGATCATCGGCTGGGTGGTGAACACCCAGGACCATCTGCGTCTCGTCCGCGCCCTGGAGCTGGACGGCGCCACGACCGACTACCCGGAGATCAAGCGCACCGGCCGCTTCACCGCCTGA
- a CDS encoding GNAT family N-acetyltransferase, with amino-acid sequence MDTAAAPLTFRDATAADVDALVVLIESAYRGDSSRTGWTTEADILDGQRTDPEGVLEVVESPGSRLLVVERDGALVACCQLEHRGESAYFGMFAVRPGLQGGGLGRAVLAEAERTARESWGVTEMQMTVISVREDLIAWYERRGYRRTGRTSAFPYGDERFGIPLRDDLRFELLVKPLG; translated from the coding sequence ATGGACACCGCCGCCGCCCCGTTGACCTTTCGCGACGCCACCGCCGCCGACGTCGACGCGCTCGTCGTGCTGATCGAGTCGGCCTACCGCGGGGACTCCAGCCGGACCGGCTGGACCACCGAGGCGGACATACTCGACGGGCAGCGGACCGACCCGGAGGGTGTGCTCGAGGTCGTCGAGTCGCCGGGCAGCAGGCTGCTCGTCGTGGAGCGCGACGGGGCGCTCGTCGCCTGCTGCCAGCTGGAGCACCGCGGCGAGAGCGCCTACTTCGGCATGTTCGCGGTCCGCCCGGGACTGCAGGGCGGCGGGCTCGGCCGGGCCGTGCTGGCCGAGGCGGAGCGGACGGCGCGGGAGAGCTGGGGCGTCACCGAGATGCAGATGACGGTGATCTCCGTACGCGAGGACCTGATCGCCTGGTACGAGCGGCGCGGCTACCGCCGTACGGGCCGGACCAGTGCCTTCCCGTACGGCGACGAGCGCTTCGGCATACCGCTCCGCGACGACCTGCGGTTCGAACTCCTGGTCAAGCCGCTGGGCTGA
- a CDS encoding VOC family protein, producing the protein MVHVLSSRVLLRPTDPERSRVFYGELLGLPVYREFGTGPERGTVYFLGGGFLEVSGRSEGPVPPSVRLWLQVTDAAAAHEELVAKGVGIVRPPVKEPWGLVEMWIEDPDGVRIALVEVPADHPMRYRPGI; encoded by the coding sequence ATGGTGCATGTACTGAGCAGCCGTGTGCTGCTGCGGCCGACGGATCCCGAGCGTTCCCGCGTCTTCTACGGCGAGCTGCTGGGGTTGCCCGTGTACCGCGAGTTCGGCACGGGTCCGGAGCGCGGCACCGTCTACTTCCTCGGCGGGGGCTTCCTGGAGGTGTCCGGCCGGTCCGAGGGCCCCGTTCCGCCCTCCGTCCGGCTGTGGCTCCAGGTCACGGACGCGGCAGCCGCCCACGAGGAGCTGGTCGCGAAGGGCGTGGGGATCGTCCGGCCGCCGGTGAAGGAACCGTGGGGGCTGGTCGAGATGTGGATCGAGGACCCGGACGGCGTCCGGATCGCGCTCGTGGAGGTCCCGGCCGACCATCCGATGCGGTACCGGCCGGGCATCTGA
- a CDS encoding MarR family winged helix-turn-helix transcriptional regulator produces MTAAKATGAAPPADGGRTGDGRAGTPGPPHDPARTSAHDTVATVVRQWRTVRPDVDTRPMEIIGRINRCAALLQQAEDAPLRHAGLTRPEFDVLGTLRRTDHELTPGELARETFSSGAAVTKRLKQLSERGLVERRSDDRDRRVAHVRLTDAGRELVDSVLPEQLAYEAAALSGLDGAQQGELAGVLGELLIQLEGRLGGPRG; encoded by the coding sequence ATGACGGCGGCGAAGGCGACGGGCGCGGCACCCCCGGCGGACGGCGGGAGAACCGGGGACGGCCGGGCGGGCACCCCCGGCCCCCCGCACGACCCCGCGCGCACCTCCGCGCACGACACCGTGGCCACCGTCGTCCGGCAGTGGCGGACCGTGCGGCCCGACGTCGACACCCGCCCCATGGAGATCATCGGCCGCATCAACCGCTGCGCCGCCCTCCTCCAGCAGGCCGAGGACGCCCCGCTGCGCCACGCCGGGCTCACCCGGCCCGAGTTCGACGTCCTCGGCACCCTGCGCCGCACCGACCACGAGCTGACCCCGGGCGAACTGGCCCGGGAGACGTTCTCCTCCGGGGCCGCCGTCACCAAGCGGCTCAAACAGCTGAGCGAGCGCGGGCTGGTCGAGCGGCGCAGTGACGACCGCGACCGCCGGGTCGCCCATGTCCGCCTCACCGACGCAGGACGCGAACTGGTCGACTCCGTCCTGCCCGAACAGCTCGCCTACGAGGCGGCCGCGCTCTCCGGCCTGGACGGCGCACAGCAGGGCGAACTCGCCGGGGTCCTCGGCGAACTCCTCATCCAGCTGGAGGGCCGGCTCGGCGGCCCTCGCGGCTGA
- a CDS encoding FUSC family protein, with protein sequence MPSAAPRPHAKPPRIRRLPLLAVLRLGGPSDIWFKPALSSVASVAPPTLALLAVGRLDLAMYTMAGGLCALYAHSRPYAARARVLARVVAGMLAGLALALVAASLTTNPLVLVLVGALIAAVQKTLCDATRIGPPGHVVLTFIASAALFVPQSLGQVPGHLALTAVAGAWAWLVGMAPGLLRPHGPERRTTAQALRATAAYAATGGTGEGAGRAHATAAAAVQTAWQSLLPPTRSTATRRALRRLLVRAEVALAAPADTDPGRLRDWARALRGTGPVPDAGGLGEAAEELLGVEAEAEAAHEAPARPLRDGWSHLAPIALRTALGCALAGAAALALGVGRPYWALVTAASLYQANVTLTWSRAVQRVVGNVLGVLLFAAIVPLAHLAPVALVLCCLAFNFAAEAFMGRNYWLGTVCVTPMALLVTEFARFQQPGELIADRVLDTLVGALVGFVAAVAVTNRRAGDRVEQAVGTVERAREHAARTMAAERPAPGALESARRALAAAVVELRAAADAAAGEWWQRALPEERVLAAEQSAHRTLAATVRRQGLHTPHTSEDTRA encoded by the coding sequence ATGCCCAGCGCCGCCCCGCGTCCCCACGCCAAGCCCCCACGGATCCGCCGGCTCCCGCTCCTCGCCGTCCTGCGCCTGGGCGGCCCGTCCGACATCTGGTTCAAGCCCGCCCTGAGCAGCGTCGCCTCCGTCGCACCGCCCACTCTCGCCCTGCTCGCCGTCGGCCGTCTCGACCTGGCGATGTACACGATGGCGGGCGGGCTCTGCGCCCTCTACGCGCACAGCCGCCCCTACGCCGCACGGGCGCGCGTCCTCGCCCGGGTCGTGGCCGGCATGCTCGCCGGTCTCGCCCTCGCCCTGGTGGCGGCCTCGCTCACCACCAACCCCCTCGTCCTGGTGCTCGTCGGCGCGCTGATCGCCGCCGTGCAGAAGACGCTGTGCGACGCCACCCGCATCGGCCCGCCCGGCCACGTCGTCCTCACCTTCATCGCCTCCGCGGCCCTGTTCGTGCCGCAGTCCCTCGGGCAGGTCCCCGGGCATCTCGCGCTGACCGCCGTCGCCGGTGCCTGGGCGTGGCTCGTCGGGATGGCCCCGGGGCTCCTCCGGCCGCACGGACCCGAGCGCCGTACGACCGCGCAGGCGCTGCGGGCGACCGCCGCATACGCCGCGACGGGCGGCACCGGCGAGGGCGCGGGCCGAGCGCACGCCACGGCCGCGGCAGCCGTGCAGACCGCCTGGCAGTCCCTGCTCCCGCCCACCCGTTCGACCGCCACGCGGCGGGCCCTGCGGCGGCTCCTGGTCCGGGCGGAGGTCGCGCTCGCCGCGCCCGCCGACACCGACCCCGGCCGGCTGCGCGACTGGGCCCGCGCCCTGCGCGGCACCGGACCCGTCCCCGACGCCGGCGGCCTGGGGGAGGCGGCGGAGGAACTCCTCGGCGTCGAGGCCGAGGCGGAGGCCGCGCACGAGGCGCCCGCACGGCCCCTGCGCGACGGGTGGAGCCACCTCGCCCCGATCGCGCTGCGCACCGCACTCGGCTGCGCCCTCGCCGGTGCCGCCGCGCTCGCGCTCGGCGTCGGCCGCCCGTACTGGGCGCTCGTCACCGCCGCCTCCCTCTACCAGGCCAACGTCACGCTCACCTGGAGCCGTGCCGTCCAGCGCGTCGTCGGCAACGTCCTCGGCGTCCTGCTCTTCGCCGCGATCGTCCCCCTCGCGCATCTCGCCCCGGTCGCCCTCGTGCTGTGCTGCCTGGCCTTCAACTTCGCCGCCGAGGCGTTCATGGGCCGCAACTACTGGCTCGGCACCGTCTGCGTGACCCCCATGGCGCTCCTCGTCACCGAGTTCGCGCGCTTCCAGCAGCCGGGCGAACTGATCGCCGACCGGGTCCTGGACACGCTCGTGGGCGCGCTGGTCGGCTTCGTCGCGGCCGTCGCCGTCACCAACCGGCGGGCCGGCGACCGGGTCGAACAGGCGGTCGGGACGGTGGAGCGCGCGCGGGAGCACGCGGCGCGCACGATGGCCGCCGAGCGCCCGGCGCCCGGCGCGCTGGAGTCCGCGCGGCGCGCGCTGGCCGCCGCCGTCGTCGAACTGCGCGCCGCCGCCGACGCCGCGGCCGGCGAATGGTGGCAGCGTGCCCTCCCCGAGGAGCGGGTGCTGGCGGCCGAACAGTCGGCACACCGTACGCTCGCCGCGACGGTACGACGTCAGGGACTGCACACACCGCACACCTCGGAGGACACACGGGCATGA
- a CDS encoding DUF5134 domain-containing protein: protein MHGSASPGWLLVALCAVTGAYCLLRTRSAVEEQRRAAGGEALMGFGMAAMAVPAAVLAPPRWAWGICALVFGAAAIRAVWAARAGGHHLHHLVGTGAMAYMAAVMSASPSSGHHGHGSAAGPPTVTGVLALYFAGYVLWSGARLIPAPAVAGGSGGVGGMGGMGEVGGARARDTGGVGRGAVLWRDRLELARACRLSMAMGMLAMLLMM, encoded by the coding sequence GTGCACGGATCGGCTTCGCCCGGGTGGCTGCTCGTCGCGTTGTGCGCGGTGACCGGGGCCTACTGTCTGCTGCGCACGCGCAGCGCCGTCGAGGAGCAGCGCCGGGCCGCGGGCGGCGAGGCGCTGATGGGGTTCGGCATGGCGGCCATGGCGGTCCCGGCCGCCGTCCTGGCGCCGCCGCGCTGGGCGTGGGGGATCTGCGCGCTGGTGTTCGGGGCGGCGGCGATACGCGCGGTGTGGGCGGCCCGGGCAGGAGGGCACCATCTGCACCACCTCGTGGGCACGGGCGCCATGGCCTACATGGCCGCCGTCATGTCCGCCTCCCCCTCCTCCGGCCACCACGGACACGGCTCGGCCGCGGGACCACCGACCGTGACGGGCGTGCTGGCGCTGTATTTCGCCGGGTACGTGCTGTGGTCGGGCGCCCGCCTGATACCGGCCCCGGCGGTCGCCGGCGGGAGCGGTGGAGTCGGCGGGATGGGCGGGATGGGCGAGGTCGGGGGCGCTCGGGCCCGTGATACGGGGGGAGTCGGCCGGGGGGCCGTCCTGTGGCGGGACCGGCTCGAACTGGCGCGCGCCTGTCGGCTGTCCATGGCGATGGGGATGCTCGCGATGCTGCTGATGATGTGA
- a CDS encoding M56 family metallopeptidase: protein MMVPAALLLLGALTAVVAPRLLARADWPDREPVVALWVWQCVVAAVLVACGLSMTLSAAAAWGAVRGHVFAPAPHSVVNAYALSPGGGWAAATAVALACGGLWSGAMLVREILRARTHRRRSRNELLVRSPLLPGEEPGTDRLVIIEGERPDAWWLPGAAPQLALTTAALRRLKGRQLDAVLAHEQGHAQARHDWLLHCSDALANGFPQVPVFAAFRDEMHRLVELAADDMASRRFGRLTTALALVGLNEDRGLFGPCPTPQAHVPQRVHRLLTPPDRLPAAHRLRLTATAALVPVIPVLVAFVPGLRALG, encoded by the coding sequence ATGATGGTTCCCGCGGCACTGCTGCTGCTCGGCGCCTTGACCGCCGTCGTCGCCCCACGGCTGCTCGCGCGGGCCGACTGGCCGGACCGGGAACCCGTGGTCGCCCTGTGGGTGTGGCAGTGCGTCGTGGCGGCCGTCCTCGTCGCTTGCGGCCTCTCGATGACCCTGAGCGCGGCCGCCGCCTGGGGCGCGGTGCGCGGACACGTGTTCGCCCCGGCCCCGCACTCGGTCGTCAACGCCTACGCCCTGAGCCCCGGCGGCGGTTGGGCCGCCGCGACGGCGGTGGCGCTGGCCTGCGGCGGGCTGTGGAGCGGGGCGATGCTGGTCCGGGAGATCCTCCGGGCCCGCACCCACCGCCGGCGCAGCCGGAACGAACTCCTCGTCCGTTCCCCGCTGTTGCCCGGCGAGGAGCCGGGCACCGACCGGCTGGTGATCATCGAGGGCGAGCGCCCCGACGCCTGGTGGCTGCCGGGCGCCGCACCCCAACTGGCCCTCACCACCGCCGCCCTGCGCCGGCTCAAGGGCCGCCAGCTGGACGCGGTGCTGGCGCACGAACAGGGCCATGCGCAGGCCCGGCACGACTGGCTGCTGCACTGCTCGGACGCGCTGGCCAACGGGTTCCCGCAGGTGCCGGTGTTCGCCGCGTTCCGGGACGAGATGCACCGGCTGGTCGAACTGGCCGCCGACGACATGGCCTCCCGCCGCTTCGGCCGTCTCACCACCGCCCTGGCCCTGGTCGGACTCAACGAGGACCGGGGCCTGTTCGGCCCCTGCCCGACCCCGCAGGCGCACGTCCCGCAGCGGGTCCACCGGCTGCTCACGCCCCCCGACCGGCTCCCCGCGGCCCACCGGCTCCGTCTGACCGCGACGGCCGCTCTGGTCCCCGTCATCCCGGTCCTGGTGGCGTTCGTCCCGGGACTGAGGGCACTGGGATAG
- a CDS encoding phosphatase PAP2 family protein, which translates to MHPPHVDTPPDAPASARTVARRGAVVCAALAVPAVLLTVLVAVSWHPLVSADGDLARTTHRWAVGHPDLTHACRILTDWVWDPVTMRLLCAAAVVWLVWRRSAWLLALWVAATCALGTLLQQSLKALVDRPRPVWPDPVDSAHYAAFPSGHALTATVVCGLLLWLLRRYGAGRALWRTAVTAAVVSVVGVGLTRIWLGVHWPSDVVGGWLLGALLVALAVTSYARWYGDVPARPPDGRP; encoded by the coding sequence ATGCACCCGCCGCACGTCGACACACCACCGGACGCTCCGGCCTCCGCGCGCACCGTCGCGCGCCGCGGTGCGGTCGTCTGCGCCGCGCTCGCCGTCCCGGCCGTCCTGCTGACCGTGCTGGTCGCCGTCTCCTGGCATCCCCTCGTCTCCGCCGACGGCGACCTCGCGCGCACGACCCACCGCTGGGCCGTCGGGCACCCGGACCTCACGCACGCGTGCCGGATCCTCACGGACTGGGTGTGGGACCCCGTGACGATGCGGCTGCTGTGCGCGGCCGCCGTCGTGTGGCTGGTGTGGCGGCGCTCCGCCTGGCTGCTCGCACTGTGGGTGGCGGCCACGTGCGCGCTGGGCACCCTGCTCCAGCAGTCCCTCAAGGCCCTGGTCGACCGGCCGCGTCCGGTGTGGCCCGACCCCGTCGACTCCGCCCACTACGCGGCCTTCCCTTCCGGGCACGCGCTGACGGCGACGGTGGTGTGCGGACTGCTGCTGTGGCTGCTGCGCCGGTACGGGGCCGGGCGCGCGCTGTGGCGTACGGCGGTGACGGCGGCCGTCGTGTCGGTCGTGGGCGTGGGGCTGACCCGGATCTGGCTCGGGGTGCACTGGCCCTCGGACGTCGTCGGCGGCTGGCTGCTCGGCGCCCTGCTGGTCGCCCTGGCGGTCACGTCCTACGCGCGGTGGTACGGCGACGTGCCCGCCCGCCCGCCGGACGGGCGTCCTTGA
- a CDS encoding DUF2630 family protein → MDEQQILGRITAMVDEERALRDALASGRIDSDTEHRRLGDIEQELDQCWDLLRRRRAKTEFGENPDEATVRPVSQVENYQG, encoded by the coding sequence ATGGACGAGCAGCAGATTCTCGGCAGGATCACGGCCATGGTCGACGAGGAGCGTGCGCTGCGCGACGCCCTCGCGTCCGGGCGGATCGACAGCGACACCGAACACCGGCGGCTCGGCGACATTGAGCAGGAACTCGACCAGTGCTGGGACCTGCTGCGCCGGCGCCGCGCCAAGACGGAATTCGGCGAGAACCCGGACGAGGCCACGGTGCGCCCGGTCTCGCAGGTCGAGAACTACCAGGGCTGA
- a CDS encoding TetR/AcrR family transcriptional regulator has product MSPRSASVNEELRRRSRERLLQAAVELVGERGYDATTLADIADRAGSARGLVSYYFPGKRQLLQSAVHRLMHRTLEEGLERAPRTEDGRERMARAIDAILGLTRDHPVLMRHHMAGILQAEGFVQCPEQQRLAELLRDTVVRNGSDHPERDYPMLRALLMGAVYAALVPGAPMSLPVLRAELFRRYGLAWEQGAPPESGGSTGAQGAHATDLSRFFATESRDGARGDRERRDGGRAGERTGRPAGE; this is encoded by the coding sequence ATGTCGCCGCGCAGCGCCTCGGTCAATGAAGAATTGCGGCGGCGTTCCCGGGAGCGGCTTCTCCAGGCCGCCGTGGAGCTCGTCGGCGAGCGGGGCTACGACGCCACGACGCTGGCCGACATCGCGGACCGCGCCGGCTCGGCCCGGGGGCTGGTGTCGTACTACTTCCCCGGCAAGCGGCAACTGTTGCAGTCGGCCGTGCACCGGCTGATGCACCGCACACTGGAGGAAGGGCTCGAGCGCGCGCCGCGCACCGAGGACGGACGCGAGCGCATGGCCCGGGCGATCGACGCGATCCTGGGCCTGACCCGGGACCACCCCGTGCTGATGCGGCACCACATGGCCGGAATCCTCCAGGCCGAGGGCTTCGTGCAGTGCCCCGAGCAGCAGCGACTGGCCGAACTGCTGCGCGACACGGTCGTCCGCAACGGTTCGGACCACCCCGAGCGGGACTACCCCATGCTGCGCGCCCTGCTGATGGGGGCGGTGTACGCGGCCCTGGTGCCGGGGGCGCCGATGTCGCTGCCGGTGCTGCGGGCGGAGCTGTTCCGCCGGTACGGCCTCGCGTGGGAGCAGGGGGCTCCGCCGGAGAGCGGCGGGTCGACGGGGGCGCAGGGGGCGCACGCGACGGACCTTTCGCGCTTCTTCGCCACCGAGAGCCGGGACGGGGCACGTGGGGACCGCGAGCGCCGGGACGGGGGACGCGCCGGGGAGCGCACCGGGCGGCCGGCGGGCGAGTAG
- a CDS encoding Rv1733c family protein, with the protein MAFRRRRVWLWRWRRNPLRRRSDRVEAWVVLVTWIVTVTGGVLAGVAATHTVERTLARERADWRPVVARLLENAPVSASGGARVWAEARWTAPDGAARSGQARVPAGSTRGTTVTVWTDPAGLLVNRPPSAATAATRAALIGALTGVGAGTVPLVCGRLLRGRLERRRMDQWDEDWARLGPTWGRTTG; encoded by the coding sequence GTGGCATTCCGACGACGCAGGGTCTGGCTCTGGCGGTGGCGGCGCAATCCGCTGCGCCGCCGCAGCGACAGGGTCGAGGCCTGGGTGGTGCTGGTCACCTGGATCGTCACCGTGACCGGCGGCGTGCTCGCCGGTGTGGCGGCGACGCACACGGTCGAGCGGACCCTCGCCCGGGAGCGGGCCGACTGGCGGCCCGTGGTCGCCCGGCTCCTGGAGAACGCGCCCGTCTCCGCCTCCGGCGGCGCCCGGGTGTGGGCCGAGGCCCGCTGGACCGCCCCCGACGGCGCCGCCCGCTCCGGCCAGGCCAGGGTCCCGGCCGGCAGCACGCGCGGCACCACGGTCACGGTCTGGACGGACCCGGCGGGCCTGCTGGTCAACAGGCCCCCGTCCGCCGCCACGGCCGCCACGCGGGCCGCCCTGATCGGCGCTCTGACGGGAGTCGGCGCCGGAACGGTTCCGCTGGTGTGCGGCCGGCTTCTGCGCGGCCGGCTGGAACGCCGCCGGATGGACCAGTGGGACGAGGACTGGGCACGCCTCGGACCGACCTGGGGCCGCACGACGGGCTGA
- a CDS encoding WD40/YVTN/BNR-like repeat-containing protein, translating to MSDVLLTVGTRKGLFIGRRRGGVWEFDERPYFNAQAVYSVAIDTRGPTPRLLVGGDSAHWGPSVFHSDDLGRTWTEPARPAVKFPQDTGASLERVWQLHPAAAEPDVVYAGTEPAALYRSEDRGESFSLVRPLWEHPTRDRWVPGGGGEGLHTVLTDRRDADAVTVAVSTAGVFRTRDGGASWAPSNSGVSAVFLPDPDPEFGQCVHKVARDAADPDRLYLQNHWGVYRSDDTGAHWTDIGEGLPSTFGFAVAAHPHRGDTAYVFPINADADRVPADHRCRVFRTADAGRSWEPLTAGLPREDHYGTVLRDALCTDDADPAGVYFGNRNGEVYASADDGDSWRQLASHLPDVLCVRAAVTG from the coding sequence ATGTCCGACGTTCTGCTCACCGTGGGCACCCGCAAGGGGCTGTTCATCGGGCGCCGGCGGGGTGGCGTCTGGGAGTTCGACGAGCGGCCGTACTTCAACGCGCAGGCGGTCTACTCGGTCGCGATCGACACCCGCGGGCCGACGCCGCGGCTGCTGGTGGGAGGGGACAGCGCGCACTGGGGCCCGTCGGTCTTCCATTCCGACGACCTCGGGCGCACGTGGACGGAGCCGGCGCGGCCGGCCGTGAAGTTCCCGCAGGACACCGGGGCGTCGCTGGAGCGGGTGTGGCAGCTGCACCCGGCCGCGGCGGAGCCCGACGTGGTGTACGCGGGCACGGAACCGGCGGCGCTGTACCGCTCGGAGGACAGAGGGGAGAGTTTCTCCCTGGTCCGCCCCCTGTGGGAGCACCCGACGCGGGACAGATGGGTGCCGGGCGGCGGCGGTGAGGGGCTGCACACGGTACTCACCGACCGGCGCGACGCGGACGCGGTGACGGTCGCCGTCTCGACCGCCGGGGTGTTCCGCACCCGGGACGGCGGCGCGAGCTGGGCGCCGTCCAACTCCGGTGTCTCGGCGGTCTTCCTGCCGGATCCCGACCCCGAGTTCGGCCAGTGCGTGCACAAGGTCGCCCGGGACGCCGCGGATCCCGACCGGCTCTATCTGCAGAACCACTGGGGTGTGTACCGCAGCGACGACACCGGGGCGCACTGGACGGACATCGGCGAGGGGCTGCCGTCGACGTTCGGGTTCGCGGTGGCCGCGCATCCGCACCGCGGGGACACGGCGTACGTCTTCCCGATCAACGCCGACGCCGACCGGGTCCCGGCGGACCACCGGTGCCGGGTCTTCCGTACGGCGGACGCGGGCCGCAGCTGGGAGCCGCTGACGGCGGGGCTGCCGCGGGAGGACCACTACGGGACGGTGCTGCGGGACGCGCTGTGCACGGACGACGCGGACCCGGCGGGCGTGTACTTCGGCAACCGCAACGGCGAGGTGTACGCCTCGGCGGACGACGGGGACAGCTGGCGGCAGCTGGCCTCGCACCTGCCGGACGTGCTCTGCGTACGGGCGGCGGTGACCGGGTGA